A region of the Primulina eburnea isolate SZY01 chromosome 7, ASM2296580v1, whole genome shotgun sequence genome:
TCATTATATGTAAAAAGCTCctcaaaattattttgaaagGCATATCCAAAAATCAAGTCAAGAATATTCCACAATTTATTAAGTTAAACTCTTACTTCAACAGCATGGTGCACGAGACTCGTGATTCGATTCttaggaaattaaataaaaaataatgttaaacattcaattaaaatattatacaacgatatttacaacaaatatataataaaattttgttattatatagtaagattttgttattatttcgtgatattttatattgaatttaacataaaattttgataaatgaaATTTTTGTAATGAATTTATTGTGGCGTAAAAATTAATGTACATATTTGATTGTACATGTAGCAATACTCTTAAATAAATATAGATTTTGATTAATAATGTCATATATTTCTCactatttttcatattttaataaatgCATAGGCGATATCTTTTGTTTTATGATTTGCCATAATCTCTCTCCAAAGTaggaaatatatattaaattgcttataaatatatattaaattcatATTAGTTGCCAAGTTTACTTGAACATTTAATTTCGTTCAAATctcatatttatttttcatagtCTTAATTCGACAAACTTCTCGATTAAAATGGAATTTGAATATTCAGATCTTAAAATAAAGTCTATTTCGGTGGtcttctataaaaaaaatgttcttTCAACTACTTTGTTTGAGGAATGGAAAAGAAGAtaggtaaaaatttatgtgagaatGATATTACAGGatcatattttatgagacggatctcttattttagtcatctatgaaaaagtattattttctattctaagagtattactttttattgtgaatatcagtagggttgacccgtctcacagataaaaattcgtaagaccgtctcataaaaGACCCTACTCAAAGaagattttaatataaaattaataaagaCAGTCAATTTTGTGACATATATATTCgatttgaaaaaatattacttgttatgttaaaaatattaaatttaatgtATTTATGAACCGCGTCAACCCATATATCTGTTGTGATTCTATAGAATACGTGGTATAATTCCAATGGTAAAATCTATttatctttttaaaattttcaaattcaaatgcACTAGAAACCCCACCATTTTCACGCAATTTCAATTAGTTCAAGCTAAATCAGGATTTATTTGTCAAATTCAAACCTTATTTGCAATATTTTCCAGAAGGATAAGTGTATAAAAAAAGTAATGTTATAGGTACAAATTTTTTACAATATATAAAATTcaatataaaaattttatttatcaatataccataaaataataacaaaatatcattatataattgttataaatatatttatcattattcatGTCAAAATCCCACTgaatcttttttatttttaaataaatcacaaacatttattatatattaaaatatattttttttaatgagatCGGATGTTCTAGTAGATTGGAGATACCAAATATAAAATACCTATCATGATTAAAATGTAATGATACATTGaccaatatatattttattatatgaatTAACATTTTTTTACAAGTAAATCAAATTATTAAGAGTAAATTTTCAATAAATCTCTAAATCTAAATTCAACTTTATTCTAATTTCTTAGATCTAAAAAACTTTTTTTAAACTCCCTAATATAAtacaaatgaaaaaaataacaTTAGATGTGTTAAATTAAATGATTGATTTTACTGGGCCAAAAATAGTATCAGAgcctaaataaaattatttcaaacacacaaatttattattattgattaattaaatatttgatgaggagaatttttctcaaaataacATGAATCCTGAACCAAGGTTCGAGATTAATTATTTGCATGATTTATCCCAGAATTCTAGAATATTTGAAACAGAAGATCTAACCAAGGTTAGATATCAAGAAAACAGGGGAACTTATCAGAATCTTAAGGTAACCCTTATGACTCTTAATAACACGTTCCTATAAATAGTACCGGATTCCTCTAAACTTTTCcggagatcttagagaaattcaaAAGATTATCACAGAATTATGACAATATGATGTATTATATACCACAAAGTGTGGATAAAATCCTTGAAAACCATGAAGAAATTCTTGAATATTAAAGAATATTGTAGTAAGAATTCAATATCTAGAACAATAATCAAGTTCTAGTAGAACGACTTCAGAATAAGGTTACTACCATCATTTGGTACTGAACTACTTATTACATCAAAGAGGAAGACCAAAGTGATGTCAAAACCTTTaactaaagaagaaaaaatgatcaatctaatcaaaacaatttaagaaaaaaaattaatttgattacAACTTTAAAAATGATTGGTCTAGAAGATCTCCAAGACCTTGCAGAATCTTTTGTAAATCTCAATATTGTAGATCTAAAGATAAACACAACTGGGGTGAACAACCCACCATAACCTAGTTATCTTCGCAGGAACCACCAAGAGAAAATGTGGGATATCAGAATACAAATATGAGAGAATTCCAACCAAACTTTTACACTGGTGGAGATTCACCACCAATGGGAACAAGGTAAAGGAAGAATCAAATTCATTTTCATCAAACACCCTATGAGAAATCTGTTTTAGAACATATACATCTtatggggttatgcttaacctagatgtattagacttcaaaaacagagaaggtCTCATAGATGATTGAAAATCTGCTATGAGAATCGTAGCAGGCGCACTTGATCTCAATAGAGAaggatatattaaatttttagaaATGAGACTTATGATATCAGTCAAAATTGTttgggacatgacttcggtAGAAACCAAAGAATCGGTCATAGCCGAAGAATTTCTTAGCGAGATATCCAGAAGAATGACTACTCTTTTTAAAGCACAATTATATAGGGGCATATTATTTTAACAACCAAGATATAGataagaaaaaaatacactcaagctttgtattgtcTTAAATTACGTGACATATGTTTAGTGGATGaacatattatattattcactaaatatagatgaaATTCAGGGGTCGAAGAAGATATATCAATACAACTTTTCTTCGCTAAAATGCCAAGTCTTTGGATGGAAATGCTAATAAGGgaatatgttcatgaaaatccagatacattggcaCGAAGAGTTTTCTCTCAAAGGAAAATTGGTGGAATTGTGTTAtctggcagcattacaaaagaattacaaacgattAGGTGTATTAACAAACatactcctttgtgttgtaaagaaaatgatttttcAACAATTAGTGCAAGTAAAACACAAAGGTAGAAGGGGAAAAGTTTTAGAACTTGTCTTATGCCAGATATgaaagaagttcttggaaaccaagaacaatttagTCTAGAAAAAGGCCAGATCTTACAAATTCGGGCAAATAAGTGGAACATCTAGAAGTAGGATATTATCTCAATCATCGAGCATATCTCGAAGTACAGGAAGAATATCTatgaagaaaactttcagaagaacTCACACTCGAACTAATGAAAGTTTTAAGGATTGTAATTGCTAGAAACATGGAACAAGATGTCATATCTCAACCAACTGtctagaaaatgaaaaaaataggtATTAAACACTTCGATCTAActccggatattgaagaagcagatTATTAtcaagatcttattcaagtatactGATTCGAGGATATTGACTCAGATTAAAGTATATACGAAGATGAGGAATTCTTAAGTCAGGAAGGATATGATGGAACCGAATCTAAATGAAGACAAGGTGTTTTCACAcaaaaaacttgaggatttttctgGTTTTTTTAGCCAGACAACTATATcccataacatggttcaaacgATAATGAGAGAATATTCTAGTTTTCAGAGATATCAAAGATTCTCTGCAGAACATGTAAAAATATTCTTAGGAAATTATGGCCtgagaaacagaaagcatcatctaatatATAAAGTTTCCAGTAAGAAAATGACAATTCatatggaacttacaggaataGAATGAAGAtacagttaattccttccgaagaaattaaggatGAATTACAAAAAATCAAGATATAAGTAGCACAAATCATATCTTGAATTCATATCGAAGCAATACAGATTATGATAACAACTAATTTTAAAGAAGGAATAGATTCACTCATTGATATCGCTATATGCAATAAACGAATGTGTAACCTTCAAGGTCCAGTACTAGGAACAATCTCAGAAAATCTACGTGCATGAAGAGTAATTTATCCAAGAATTGCCTACAATCTGACAGATTGAGATTTCAGTCGAGTTttgacattgcatcagaacttcaaaGAATATATCAATAAATACCCAACATGCGCAATTAGGTTCTGTCACTGTATGCTTTTGTGGAATAGCAAGCTGTCGGGGAGTAAAGAAACTGATCGAAAATTCTGCAACATAGCTCATGTGGGAAGATGGTCAGAACATATCTGTCCAGAGTATCCATATCAAAAGGAGCCAAAATTTGGCAAGGGCTTCAGATCTAGGTGAGGCTGGAAGCATCATGCAGAGACATAACCAAGTGGTGAAGGATCACAACCACGTTTTCCTCGAGGACATCAAAAGTTTAAGATTCCTTGACAGAAATAATGGACATCCGACTCTAATCACTTTTTCTTGAGGAAAACAAAAGATAAAGATTCCCCGACAAAAGCAAGTAGACATGTGATTTGCCCACAAACAACAAGACTTGGACCCAAATACAACTATAAATATATAGTAAATGGGAACAAGAAAACCACACAAGAATTAAACGAAGTTTGgaaccaaataaaaatatattatacataTTTTAAGGTTTCCAAAAGATGGATTAAAGGTGATAAGAAAGCAGCTGGAATTTTTCAAAAATCTCTACAAACAGCTAAAAGAAGCAGAAAATGAGATATCAGCTGATATGATACAAACACATATCTACTGGTTATGTCAGGAGATAAAGATGGAAGAACAAGCTGTTTCTATATTAATGATCTAGAAAAAGATAACTCAAAAAAAGATAGAGAACCATTCAATCACCCACTTAACCCATTCAAGAGATAGTGTCAAACACAGCTGGAAGGcattaaagaaaaattaaagCAAGTTTTGAAGTCCGGAATTCAAATCCGCAAAGGACTTCTATAAATCACAAGACAAAAGGAAAATGAAAGCATAATTcaacatcttcattttctttcaaaacattgtaatattttctctttATATTTTATGTGTGTTTTAACTTTGGCTACTataagtagctaaacaagttctCCATCTCTATaagaggttactatgtaataataaATTGTTATGTCTGAATAAAAAGACCAAGGCTTTTTCctctttcatgtattagtttcAAATTGAACTACTTTACTATTACAATGATATAGGAAACGAAACAGGGTTGTGCTAAGTGTTGTTGAAGGAATTTGCGTTAGAAACCATCTGTTGCGATTGTGTGGTTGAgctgtgaggagcagtctgtaaaactcggtggatataacccgacGATACTCTTGATCAAATAGATAAACTGTTCAATTTATTATACGAAAGCATGATGAGtcatttatatataattaaaaaaattgataatctAAATATGATATATAAATTGGAATCTTGCGTAGCCGTATGTCTTGAGACTTTATGCCTCTAAGAACATGTTCGATTaggtaaaaaaaattcacaCTCTATAATTATGAAGAATATTGGTATTCTTGGAAAATTTAGAAAATTGAGAGATAAAACAAAGAAGGGACAGAAGTAGAGAGAAAGTTGGGAAAGCAAATGAGGAGGTATTACAAGTTTGCACAATTATTAATTAACAATCtcgaaataaaaaaaacactAAGCACAAATTATTTACATTGTCGTATAATAAATCATAGGAATTTCTCCGCACATATTACGCAattgtatatattttttcatataaaaaattatttaaacaattataaattaaattaaaaatttcgaTTCTTAATAAGTTTTTGAATTATTCTACACAAATTTCGTTTTTtaatcaaatatatatacacacacaaattGGGCATATCAATAAGACTATAAGCTACTTTGAttggaaggataggataaactaatgattagtatgtaaaatataaaaaaaataattaggaTATAAATGTAATATATGATGTAAACTAGTACtatgtttgatatgatttttaagtatgagatcattttgaatttttgatgACAGGAACGAAATTgccttttctttatttttttctttactcTGGCGACGGCCGGAGGCGGTCCGCCGGTCGGCCGGAAGCGCCGGCCGGAGGTGGCCGACTGGAATCGGCAGCGGTGGCCGGCCGGAAGCGGCGGCGGCTGTCGGCCGGAAGCGGCGGCGACGGTCGGCGGTTGACGACGGCGGTTGACAACGGCAGTGGTAGGCAGTGGCCGGTGGGCGCTCGGTGGTAGGAAGTGGTGCTGAGTTTGTATTTAGGAGAagagtaaaattggaaaaataggatGTATTAAAAGtgagataaataatcctaggggtgatgaggtattattttaacctacttAATAtgacctaatcattcataggagggattGACTTGGTTTAATAAAAATCGAACCAAACGAGTTATTAGatgagtttaaaaaaaataaacccacCTAATCAAGCAAACCAAACACTCCCTAAGAGATTGTGGTTAATATATTAGAGTCATATATTTAGATTAATACCATTTTTTTAAGATAACagagaataaaaaaatataatagaaaTCAGTTATATTTATCTAATTTATAGTATAAAATGTAAGTTTAAGTCTATATTCAGAATTttctaatatataatataataaatattttcagaTGTAATTAACTTATTATGCACCATTTATGTTAATATAATAAGAAGAAAAATGCGAATGGATAtgataaatattaatatttttaacatatattttttaaagtaaAAACTTAATTACCATTCCTATTATAACTCAATGACTCAAATTTCTCGCTTACCAACGCCGATTAATAAAACTATTTAACGAGTTATAATTGTGACCAAACCTACAACGAAAAGGGATCAAAGCACGCGCTGATCTGCTACTGCCCTTCTCTCCAACCaaaaaacccaaaaagctgATCGATTTCTTCTCGAATCGaaactaaaatattttacacATACATTCACTgtgattttctttctttttttgttggTTTTTCTTTTGTGGGTTCTTAAGGAATCTGGAATATTTAGTGATTTGTTAACGCTTGCAGACTCGTTCGAATAGTTTGTTCAGGCTTTTTCTCGCGTAGAAGAGCCGTCAACAACTGTATCTATTCTGGCTTTTGGCACCATTGAAGCTTCAAGAAAGTTTTCAATAAACCCGTTGTCTACCGACAAAACTTATTGAAATTGTCGGCTTCGTTCGTGTCAAAGTCACATCAAGATTTTCGCCTGAGACTTTTTTCatacatataattattttttttctgaTTTTCTGATAGTGGTACAACTATGATCTCTTCTCTGAAGCAGCCAACTTTGTCAGTCCATGGCCAGGATTTTCTTCATCCCAGGAGAAAATTTATTGCCCAGAACTCGCTGGGTTTGCCTTCTCTTCCTGCGTGGAAAACTGGCCGGAACTCCTTCCTTTCCCTCTCCAAACCGCTCCATGTATCAAAGGTGGAGTCTTTTTCCATTGACTGTAAAAAGGAGCGATCCTTGATCACAGGGCAAGGCTTATGAAGCTGACAGATCGGAGCCGATTATCGAGTCGCAGGCGGCGCCGTCTGAGGCAGCGAGGAGGTTGAAGATCGGAATTTACTTTGCCACGTGGTGGGGTTTGAATGTGAtcttcaatatatataacaaaaaagTGCTCAATGCGTATCCGTTTCCGTGGTTAACTTCGACGCTGTCTTTGGCCGCTGGTTCTTTCATAATGCTGATTTCTTGGGCTTTGAGGATTGCGGAAGCTCCAAAGACTGATCTTGATTTTTGGAAGACCCTTTTTCCGGTAAAAATCTTAGAGTTTTTCTTTCATTGATCTGGGACATCGGGTCAAATTTCCTTTTTGGGTCATCATTTTCTTGTTAATATTGAAGTCTCATGGCTGTTTtatgattattgatattgattctTTAGTTCTTACTTTTATGCGGTATTATACGACAAGATCGAAGCTTTAAATGTTCTTGGTGGTGTTAGGTAGCTGTTGCACACACAATTGGGCATGTTGCTGCTACTGTGAGCATGTCGAAGGTGGCAGTTTCTTTTACTCACATAATCAAGAGCGGTGAACCTGCTTTTAGTGTTTTGGTTTCAAGATTCATCTTGGGAGAGACATTTCCACCCTCAGTTTATCTGTCCCTTGTTCCAATCATCGGTGGTTGCGGTCTTGCTGCCCTCACAGAGCTGAACTTTAACATGACTGGTAATTCTCAGAACCTTAGCTCATCTTTCTCTGTCGCTTATCTTTGTTCTGTAAGTTGGCTGTCAACTTGGTGGTGTTTGTAGTAGGTAGTTTGTGCTGTATCTTCGAATCTCTTATCAAATTTTCCACGTAGAAGATTTGTACAAAACCTGTTCATGTATCAGATACGAATGTCCAGTAATTCATGGAATTTTTAGGTCATCAGATCT
Encoded here:
- the LOC140837461 gene encoding LOW QUALITY PROTEIN: glucose-6-phosphate/phosphate translocator 1, chloroplastic-like (The sequence of the model RefSeq protein was modified relative to this genomic sequence to represent the inferred CDS: inserted 2 bases in 1 codon; deleted 1 base in 1 codon), coding for MISSLKQPTLSVHGQDFLHPRRKFIAQNSLGLPSLPAWKTGRNSFLSLSKPLHVSKVESFSIDCKKERSLITGXKAYEADRSEPIIESQAAPSEAARRLKIGIYFATWWGLNVIFNIYNKKVLNAYPFPWLTSTLSLAAGSFIMLISWALRIAEAPKTDLDFWKTLFPVAVAHTIGHVAATVSMSKVAVSFTHIIKSGEPAFSVLVSRFILGETFPPSVYLSLVPIIGGCGLAALTELNFNMTGFMGAMISNLAFVFRNIFSKKGMKGKSVSGMNYYACLSMLSLLILTPFAIAVEGPQMWALGFQKAVSQVGPQIIWWMAAQSVFYHFYNQVSYMSLDEISPLTFSIGNTMKRISVIVSSIIIFQTPIQPVNALGAAIAVLGTFLYSQVVFLLSE